One genomic segment of Musa acuminata AAA Group cultivar baxijiao chromosome BXJ3-3, Cavendish_Baxijiao_AAA, whole genome shotgun sequence includes these proteins:
- the LOC135586245 gene encoding uncharacterized protein LOC135586245 isoform X1, giving the protein MVERVVSMKRAEEWCASGGNIPYFETFVKDDYNVDAAFHHVAQLVLHSDLPKYLGYIDYAAIFFGVIGKVDIVVVVPSAGSATAARVEASGIGALGEAATHGWWQKSR; this is encoded by the exons ATGGTAGAAAGAGTG GTTTCCATGAAGAGAGCTGAAGAATGGTGTGCTTCCGGTGGCAATATACCTTACTTTGAAACCTTTGTAAAAGATGATTACAATGTCGATGCTGCTTTTCACCATGTTGCTCAACTTGTTCTACATTCTGATCTGCCCAA ATATCTTGGATATATCGATTATGCGGCAATCTTCTTCGGCGTCATAGGCAAGGTGGACATTGTAGTAGTAGTTCCATCAGCAGGTTCGGCAACAGCTGCAAGAGTGGAAGCAAGTGGTATTGGAGCTCTTGGAGAAGCAGCAACCCATGGCTGGTGGCAGAAAAG TCGATGA
- the LOC135586245 gene encoding uncharacterized protein LOC135586245 isoform X3, with amino-acid sequence MNRFVLEEFTEQYKATSIPDYVEKIIEVSDRHVTFQDWKGFKTMVVHYIEGPTAASWSMMSMLVERLTLLMTGMMKFSGRFP; translated from the exons ATTCGTACTCGAGGAGTTCACTGAGCAGTATAAGGCTACATCTATTCCTGATTATGTCGAGAAGATAATTGAAGTCAGTGACAGACATGTGACCTTTCAG GACTGGAAAGGTTTCAAAACTATGGTCGTGCATTATATAGAGGGGCCAACTGCTGCATCTTGGTCTATGATGTCAATGTTGGTAGAACGTTTAACACTCTTGATGACTGGCATGATGAAGTTCTCAGGAAG GTTTCCATGA
- the LOC135586245 gene encoding uncharacterized protein LOC135586245 isoform X2, which yields MNRFVLEEFTEQYKATSIPDYVEKIIEVSDRHVTFQDWKGFKTMVVHYIEGPTAASWSMMSMLVERLTLLMTGMMKFSGRLAY from the exons ATTCGTACTCGAGGAGTTCACTGAGCAGTATAAGGCTACATCTATTCCTGATTATGTCGAGAAGATAATTGAAGTCAGTGACAGACATGTGACCTTTCAG GACTGGAAAGGTTTCAAAACTATGGTCGTGCATTATATAGAGGGGCCAACTGCTGCATCTTGGTCTATGATGTCAATGTTGGTAGAACGTTTAACACTCTTGATGACTGGCATGATGAAGTTCTCAGGAAG GCTAGCCTACTAG